Genomic window (uncultured Hyphomonas sp.):
CGACAGCAATCCCCGAGGCCGCAATGGCGAGGTCCACGGCCTGGCTGAGCGTCCCGCCGCCCGCAAGGCCGAGCGCCAGCGCGGCAATGGATGTATCCCCTGCTCCGGAGACATCATAGACTTCGCGCGCCTTGCCAGCCCGGTGCGTCACTTCTCCATCCTGCGTGATGAAGGACATGCCTTTGGCTGCGCGCGTGACGACAACGGCCTTCGCCGGAAGGGTTTTCGCAGCAGCGGCCAGTGCCTCAGCGGCATCCCGGTCAGTTTCTGTCGGCATGCCGAACGCATGCGCAAGCTCGTTCCCATTTGGCTTGAGCAGGTCGACCGCGCCATAGCGGCGGAAATCCCGGCCCTTCGGATCGGCGATCACCGGAATGCCAAAGGCCTCGCCTGCATCCAGCGCAGCCTTGATCACGGCATCGGTCATCGCGCCCTTGGCGTAATCCGAGAGGATGATCAGGGCTGCATCCGCGGCAACCTGATGGATCGCGCCCGTCAGTTTGACTTCGATGTCCGGGCCGATACTTGCGACTTCTTCCGCATCGACGCGCAGCAATTGCTGGGAACCGGCGACGAAACGGGTTTTCAGGGTCGTTGGCCGGCCACGCATGGCGATGAGATCAGCCTCGACATTCTGGACCTGCCCCATCAGAGACGCGAGTTCCCGGCCCTCTGGGTCATCTCCCACCACGCCGACCAGCGCAGTGAAAAGCCCCAGCGATGCGAGATTCCGGGCCACATTGCCTGCCCCGCCCGGCATGGAGGCTTCCCGGGTGCGGCGCATGATCGGCACCGGCGCCTCAGGCGAAATGCGGGACACGTCGCCATAGACGAACCGGTCGAGCATGACATCGCCGATACAGACGATTTTCCGGCCCGCAGCCGCATCGATCAGATCAATCAGGGATGAGCGCGCCATCAGCCGCGAACCGTCCCGGCCAAAAGGGAATCGGACATGTTCTACTCCGGTTTTGAATGGATATAGCCGCTGGCAGGAGCCCGTAAAAGGCGAAGCCGCAGGATCGGTGGATCCAAACCGTCCTTCGGTACGTATCTAACACATAAGAGTAAAAGGAAGGAAGCTCCCCTGTCTGACGCATCGGCTCCCATTATCGTCTGGTTCCGGGAAGACCTGCGGCTTTCAGACAATCCGGCCCTGCGTGCCGCAGTGCAGCAAGACTGTCCGGTGGTCTGCGTATATATTCACGCGGACGGATGCGAAGGCACGCGCCCACTGGGCGGTGCGTCCCGCTGGTGGCTGGACAAGTCACTCAGGGCGCTTTCTGACGATCTGGAACAGCTGGGTGGACGGCTGACGGTCCGGGCAGGCGATGGCAGCGCCTGCCTGGATGAGTTGATCGAAGAGACCGGCGCAAAGGCTGTCTACTGGAACCGGCGCTATGGCAAGGCGGAGCGGGATGTCGACGCCGCTATAAAGTCACGGCTGAAAGACCGGGACATTGACGTTCAGAGTTTCAACGGACGCCTGCTCGTTGAGCCCTGGGTCCTGAAAACGGGATCGGGCGGATTCTACAAGGTGTTTACGCCCTTCTGGAAGGCGCTGCGGGATTGTTACACGGCGCCAGCTGCCCTGCCCCGGCCGAATTCCCTGAAGGGCCCTCAACCCGATACACTCAAAGTCAGCGACCTTGGTCTGCATCCGACCAGGCCGGACTGGTCGACAGGGTTCGATGCGGTCTGGACTCCCGGAGAGGCGGGGGCGAACGCGCGCCTGAAAGCATTTCTTGACGGACCGGTCGACGCCTACCCTGACGACCGCGATCTTCCGGGCAAGGAGGATGGCACCTCCGGCTTGTCCCCGCACCTTCGGTTCGGGGAAATCGGCCCGGCGCAAATGTGGCGGGCGACGATTGCCGCAATGGAAGCGGGAAAGATTAAAGACGCAGGCGGATGGAAATTCCTTTCAGAGGTTGTCTGGCGGGAGTTTTCTTATGTCCTGCTCTACTACCGGCCAGACCTTGCCGACGAAAACTACAATGGTGATTTCGATCATATGCCATGGCGGACGGACGAAGATGCCCTGAAGGCATGGCAGCGCGGCCAGACCGGCTATCCCATCGTTGACGCGGGCATGCGGCAATTGTGGGAAACGGGCTGGATGCACAATCGGGTCCGGATGATTGTTGCGTCCTTCCTGACAAAGCATTTGTTGCTGCATTGGCGCCAGGGCGAAGACTGGTTCTGGGACACGCTGGTGGATGCCGACCCCGCCTCCAATCCTGCAAGCTGGCAATGGACCGCCGGGTCCGGCGCGGACGCCGCCCCCTATTTCCGGGTGTTCAATCCTATCACACAGGGTCAGAAATTCGATTCTGACGGTGCCTATGTCCGACGGTGGTGCCCCGAACTCGCGAACCTTCCGGACAAGGTATTGCACGAGCCCTGGTCGGCTGACGAGGTAACCCTTCGCAAGGCCGGCGTGAAACTTGGAACGGATTATCCGCGTCCGCTCGTTGAGCATAAAGCCGGTCGGGAACGCGCCCTGGAAGCCTATGAAACCCTTAAATCTCAACGCTCAAGCAAGTAAGACAGGCCAGCCATGAAACAGGATAATCCGGAAGCCATTGGATTCGAGCGCTCATTCTGGCAAACTGGGGACAGTTCCCTATGGCCAGAGGGAGGCACCATGACCGGGACGATACCAGCTTCGCCTAACACGATCCGGACCCTGAAAAATGTTCCGGCAAGCTTCAGGATCGCCTGTCTTGCCCTTCTGAACACCCAGCATGGTACATTGGAATTCCGGTTGCCGGATGACAGACAACTTGTGTTCAGGAACAAGCAAGCCGGGCCTCATGCAATAATCTCCGTGCACGACTACAATTTCGTGAAGCGGGCCATGGCCGGCGGCGATGTCGGTTTCGCCGAGGCCTATATGGATGGGGAGTGGTCGACACCTGACCTGACCGAAGTCCTGCGGTTCTTTTCCGCGAACTTCGAAGCAACCGGAAAACTGGCCGTTGGCGGGGCCGTGGTGCGCTGGGTCAATATGGTGCGGCATGTTTTCTCCAGCCGCAACACACGCGAAGGCGCCAAGAAGAACATCATGGCGCACTACGACCTCGGGAATGATTTCTACTCCCTCTGGCTCGATCCCTCCATGACCTACTCATCAGCAGTGTTCGAGAGCCCGAATGTTTCCCTGGAACAGGGTCAGTACGCGAAATACAGGAACATCTGTGACCGGATCGATGCCGGCCCGTCCAGCGATATTCTCGAGATTGGGTGCGGCTGGGGCGGTTTTGCGGAATACGCCGCCAAACAGCGAGGATCAAAGGTCACCTGTCTGACCATCTCCCCTTCCCAGCGTGACTATGCAATGGCGAGGATGCAGCGGGAAGGCCTGAGCGAACGGGTTGAAATCCGGCTCGAGGATTACCGGGATCACTCAGGCAAATATGATGGGGTTGCGTCTATCGAAATGTTCGAGGCCGTCGGTGAGTCCTACTGGCCGAGCTATTTTGCAAAGATCTTCGAGACGCTGAAGCACAATGGCAAAGCGGCCCTGCAGATCATCACGATCGATGACGACCTGTTCCCCAGATACCGCAAGCGTGTGGACTTCATCCAGCGCCATATCTTCCCGGGTGGCATGCTGCCGAGCGAGAAAGCGCTGAAAGAGCAATTCCATCTGGCCGGGCTCCGCCATGACGGCGTCACCTATTTCGGACAGGACTATGCCCGTACCTGCCGCGAATGGTCCCGCAGCTTCAACGATGCCTGGGACCAGATTTCCAAGCTCGGATTCGACGAGCCCTTCCGCCGCATGTGGAACTTCTACCTCGCCTATTGCGAGGCAGGTTTCGAGGGCGGCCGGATCAATGTCGGCCAGTTCCAGTTGTCGAAAGCCTGATTGGCTTCGGGACCAGTCATCCATGCAGGCGATTATTTTCGGCGCCTCTGGCGGCATCGGCGCTGAGCTTGTCGCTCAGTTGTCCGAACGGCCGGATATCCGCCGGGTTCATGCAGTATCCCGCAGAGGCACAGCCGCGTCCGGAAAGATCGTGTCTCACACCGCAGATATCACGGCAGAATCTGATCTCTCCAGCCTGGCAGACGCCTTGGAGCGGGAACAAGATATCCGGCTGGTGATTGTGGCAACCGGTATACTGTCTGATGGTGATGCCCTCATCCCGGAGAAATCCTATCGGCACCAATCCATGCAGGCATTTGAGCAGGTGTTCCGTGTGAATACTTTTGGTCCGGCTCTGGTGGCACGGTATATTCTTCCTCTCATGGCGCGCAACGGGCGGGCCGTTTTTTCAGCTCTGACGGCGCGCGTCGGCTCGATTGATGACAACCGGCTTGGCGGGTGGCACGCCTATCGCGCGTCCAAGGCAGCCCTGAACATGCTGCTCCGCAATTATGCCATCGAACAGGCCCGCCGGAATGATGATTTCATCGTTGCAGGCTTGCATCCCGGCACCGTGGATACCCGACTGTCGCGGCCGTTCCAGAAGAACGTTCCGGACGGGCAGCTTTTCACGCCGCAAATCTCTGCTGTTCACATGCTTCGGGTGATCGACAGGCTGACACCTGCGGATTCCGGCAAGTGTTTCGACTGGGCGGGCAAGGAAATCCCTGCCTAGACGAGCCGGCTTTGCTTCACAGCGGCTTCGATGAAGCTGGCAAACAGTGGATGCGGCTGGAACGGCCGGGATTTCAGTTCCGGGTGGTACTGAACGCCGATAAACCAGGGGTGCGAAGGGATCTCGAATATTTCCGGCAGCGTGCCGTCCGGGGACATGCCGGAGAACAGACCGCCTGCCTTTTCCAGCGCTTCGATATAGGCCGCGTTGACCTCGTAGCGGTGGCGGTGGCGCTCTGAGATATCCAGTGTGCCATACACTTCTGCGACCTTGCTGCCTTCTTTCAGGCGCGCCGGATAGGCCCCGAGCCGCATCGTGCCGCCCTTGTCACTATCAGCAGTTCGGACCTGCTTCTCATTGCCCTGGGTCCACTCTTCCATCAGACCGACCAGCGGATTCGGGGTCGAAGGATTGTTCTCGGTCGTGTTGGCGTCTTCGATGCCAGCCATGTGCCGCGCTGCCTCGATCACCGACATCTGCATGCCGTAGCAGATGCCAAAACACGGCACTTTGCGTTCGCGTGCGAAGCGGGCAGCCCGCATCTTGCCGTGCGCGCCTCGTTCCCCGAAACCGCCCGGCAGGATGATGCCGTGAACGCCTTCAAGAATATCGAGCGGGCGATGCTCGTCATCGAATTCTTCCGAATTGATGAGCTTCACCGACACTTTGACATTGTTGGCCAGGCCGCCATGGCTGAGCGCCTCGGCGACGGATTTATAGGCATCCGGCACGTCGGTGTATTTGCCCACGAGGCCAATGCAGACTTCGCCATCTGGATTATGGATTGTCGACGCGATCCGCTGCCAGCCGGACAGGTCCGGCTCGGGCGCGTCTTCGATGCGGAAATGGGCCAGCACTTCCTTGTCCAGCCCCTGCTCGTGATAGGCCTCTGGCACATCATAGATGTGGCGGACATCGCGGGCTTCGATCACGCTGGACGGGCGAACGTTGCAGAAGCTGGCAATCTTGCCTTTTTCATTCTCGGGGATCGGCCGGTCGCAGCGGCACAGCAATACCTGTGGCTGGATACCGATGGAGCGGAGCTCTTTCACCGAGTGCTGCGTCGGCTTGGTCTTCATCTCGCCCGCCGCCGGAATGTAGGGCAGCAGCGTCAGGTGGATGAAGCAGGCCCGGTCAGGGCCGAGTTCCTGGCCGAGCTGACGGATGGCCTCGAAGAAAGGCAGGCCCTCGATGTCACCCACCGTGCCGCCAATCTCGCAAAGCACGAAGTCAACGCCTTCTCCCGGATCAGACAGGACGAAATCCTTGATCTCGTTGGTGACGTGCGGAATGACCTGGATCGTCGCGCCGAGATAGTCGCCGCGGCGCTCTTTCTCAATGATGTGCTTGTAGATCCGGCCGGTGGTGATGTTGTCGGACTGTCTGGCCGACACGCCTGTGAAGCGCTCATAGTGGCCAAGGTCCAAGTCGGTTTCGGCACCGTCATCGGTCACGAACACCTCACCATGCTGGCGAGGACTCATGGTTCCCGGATCCACGTTCAGATACGGGTCGAGTTTGCGCAAACGGACGCCATAGCCGCGGGACTGCAGCAATGCGCCGAGGGCGGCGGAAGCGATACCCTTTCCAAGGGAGGACACCACGCCGCCTGTAATGAAAATATAGCGGATCATGGGAACACCCTGATGCCGTGATTCGGTTTTAGCTGGCGCGTCAAAAACAGACGCAAACGAGAATTATTGGGGATTGCCGCTTTCAGGTGCAGGCGTTTCCGGTTCAGGCTCAACCACTGCTGCGCCTTCGCCGTCTTCACCCTCAGTCGCGGTTTCCGGAGCCGCGGCGCTGTCATCCGACAGGCCGGCCTGCCCTGACAGCAGCGGAGCGGTCGGATCGAACAAGTCCGTCGGAGTGCCCGGCGCCGGAGCGCCGTCTTCAGGCGCCAGCACGCGTTCAATGTCCGAACGGTTGTCGCCGCCGCGATTGGCCAGAGTGGTCAGCGCGAGACTGGTGATGAAGAAAATTGCACCGAAAATGATGGTCGAACGCACCACAGCCCCAGCAGCGCCACGGCCAGACAGCAGCGAATTGGCCCCGCCGCCGCCACCGCCACCGATGCCGAGTCCACCGCCTTCTGACTTCTGGACCAGCACCAAGCCGATCATGACAAGGCTGGCGAGAATGTGAATCACAAGGATAACGTTCTGCATGACAAATCCGATACGTTTCGTCCAAGGCGCCCGCATATAGGGAATGCGGGCGCAGGCCAAGTCCTGCCTTCAGTCAGAATAGCAATCAGGCTGCAGCATAGATGGCGAGGAAGTCCGCCGCCTTCAAGCTTGCGCCGCCGATCAGGCCCCCATTGACGTTTTTAACCGCCAGGAGGTCCGCGGCATTGCCCGGCTTCATGCTGCCCCCGTAGAGAATTGGGATGAGATCAGCATCCGCGCCGAACATGTCCGCCAGGCTGCTGCGCAGGGCATTATGCATTTCATCAACAGCTTCGACCGTCGCGACATTGCCGGTTCCGATGGCCCAGACCGGCTCATAAGCAATCACGAGACGGTCTGCAGCGGCGCCTGAAGGCAGAGAACCGCGGAGCATGTTGGTCACGACCTCGATTGCCTTGCCGCTGTCACGTTCTGCCGCGGTTTCACCTACGCAAATGATCGGCGTGAGGCCGGCACGAAGCGCTGCAGCCGCCTGTGCGGCGACGATTTCGCTTGTTTCACCATGGTCCGCGCGGCGTTCCGAATGCCCCACGATCACATAGGCGGCGCCGGCATCTGCGAGCATTTCCGCCGAAACGTCGCCCGTATGGGCGCCGCTTTCGTTCGCATGGCAGGTTTCGCCGCCGATTTTCAGCGCGCTCTCACGCACCTGGTCTGCTGCCTGCATCAACAGGGTGGCAGGAACGCAGATGAGCGCTTCCACATTTTCCTTGGCTGGCGTGACGCCCGCAGCGATGGCAACAATTTCCTCAAGCGAGCTCCGAAGCCCGTTCATCTTCCAGTTCCCGGCAATAAGTGTCCGTGCCATCAGCGTTCCCTATCTTGATTGACATTGCCGGGTCGCCTAGCAAGCACTGAGCCATCCTGCAAATAGTTGAAAGTACACGCCTCATGCTCGCGCTCATGAAACGCCTGACCCAAACGATTCTTGGCAAGTTCATTGCCATGATCATCATTGCTGGCATGGCGTTCTGGGGCGTGGACCAGGTTTTCAACCAGGTTCGCAACGGTCTTGGCTCCGATCTGCTGGCAGCAGGCAGATCTTCGGTCACCGTGGACGCCTTCGACCGGCGGATTGAAGTCATGCTGCGCAACGTGAACCAGCAGTCTGACGACCCGATCACCAAAGAACAGGCGATTGAGCGCGGCATGGTCGATCAGGTGTTCCAGCTACAGCAATCGCAAACAACGATGCTCGGCTTCGCATCCAAGATCGGCATTGCGCCCTCTACAGACGCCGTGCTGGCGGAGTTGAAAAAAACGGACGCCTTCAAGAATCCCCTGACCGGCGAACTGGATCTCGCGACGTATCAGCGGGTTCTGGCCCAGAACCGGTTTTCCCAGGCAGAATATGAGGCTCAGCTGAAAAGCGACCTGACCCTGCAAGCCCTGCAAGCCGGAACGCTCGCCGGACTGATGCCGCCGGACGTGATGAAAGCCATTCAGACCCGCTATCTGGCAGAATCACGCGATGTCGCCTGGTTCATTCTGGACGCTGCCGACATTCCCGAGCCCGCGGCACCCACCGAAGAAGACGTTCTCGCCTTCTACAATGAGAATCTGGATGCGCTGAAACAGCCAGAGCGGCGCTCCATTGACCTTCTGAAAGTGTCTGCTGACGACTTCCTGAGCCAGGTCGAGGTGACAGATCAGGAAATCGCGACAATCTATGAAGCCAGCAAATCGGAGCGTTTTTCGGAGCCTGAACAGCGTACTTATGTTGAGTTGATGTTCGGCTCGCGCGATGCAGCCCGGGATGCGTTCGCAGCACTCGCCGGCGGGGCGGATCCCTCGACGCTACAGGGGATCGTTTCCCGGGAGTCCAGGACATCGCTGGCCGAGGATGTCGAAGACCAGTTGCTGCGCGATGCGATGTTTGGCCCGGGCCGTCAAAGCGGCGCTCTCTTCGGGCCGAAAGACATGGGCGACGGACGCTGGCTGGTGGCACGCCTGGTGTCGATCCAGCCGGGCGCCGTTTTCCCGCTGGAAAGCGTCAGTGATGAAATTCGCTCAGGCCTCGCACGTGAACGTGCCACCCTTCTGCTCTACGACAAGCTTGAAGCGCTGGACCGTTCGATCAATGCCGGTTTTGACCTGAAACAGATCGCAGAAGAGATCGGCGTGCCGGTCATCTCTTTCGAGCCGGTCGACAAGAATGGCTACACGGAAGACGGTCTGCCGATGATCGGCCTTCTGGAAGCTGGTGACGCATTCCAGCAAGCTTTCCTCATGAACGTCGACGACACATCAAACCAGTTCACCAAGGATGATGTGACCTATGTGATCTCGACCCGCGAGATCGTACCGCCATCTACTCCGGCATTCGATGAAGTGAAGGATGACGTCCGTCAGGCGCTGGTTCTGCGGAATGAGGGCGAAGCTGCGCAAACCCTGGTCAACGAGATCAAGGACCGCATTACCAGTGGCGCCTCCACCCTCGAATCGGAGGCGCAAGCCGTGAGCGCTCCTGTTGAAACACCTCCGGCGGCAATAACCCGCATGACCGCCGAAGAGAGCGGCCTGCCCAATTCAGCCATCGGCGGCGTTTTCTCCGGCAAGCCGGGCGATGTCTTCACCTATCCTAACCGGACGGGCGACAAGTACATGATCGTGCAGCTTCAGGCCGTGAATGATCCATCGGCAGAAGCACTGGCTGCGGCGGACCCGAACGCGTCGAGCTCTCTTGTCTCCTCGCTCGATTCAGATCTGGCCACGGCAATGGAAGCCGAGATGGCGGGCGCGGTGAAGCTGAAGGTGAACGGCGCGGCCTACAACGCCTACAAGGCATCGATCTCGTCAAACCAATGAGCCGCGCAAAGCTGATCGTTCGCCGACGGATCGGGGATGTCGAAACGCCCGTCGGCGCCTTGCTGAAACTGGGTGACGACACACCCGGCACGTTCCTGTTCGAGTCGATTGCAGGCGGTGAGCGGCTGGGCCGCTATTCGTTTATTGGTGGGGCACCACAGGTCTGGTTCCGCATCAACAATGGCGTCGCCGAAACCGCAACGACGGCAGACTTTTCAGACGCCTCTCCCGTTGAAGGCACCCCGGTCGAAGCTCTCAGAGCGTTCGTTGAGGCTGCCCGAGCAGAGACGGAAGACGACCTGCCGCCGATGGCGTCCGGTGCGTTCGGATATGTCGGCTATGACATGATCCAGCATGTCGAACCCGTTTCGATCACAAAGCCGGATGCGCTCAACGTACCGGAAGCCCTGCTCGTCATTCCCAAAGTGGTGATCGTTTTCGACCATATCTATCAGGAACTGCTCCTGATCGGCCGGGTTGAGAACGGCAATGAAGACGAGATCAATCAGCAACTCGATAAAATCGAAGAACAGCTTCAAGCCCTGCCCGTCCTGCCACCAGCAGATCAATCCGCAGAGCCTGTCACGCTAACCTCGAATACCAGCAAGGAACGGTATTTCGAAATTGTCGAGAAGTGCCGGGACTACATCAAGGCGGGCGACATTTTCCAGGTTGTTCCGAGCCAGCGTTTTTCGACGCCATTCAACAAAAAATCGATCAGCTTCTATCGCGCCCTGCGCCGCCTGAATCCGTCTGCGTTCATGTTCCACATGAATTTGGGCGATGTCCGTTTAGTCGGATCCAGCCCGGAAATTCTTGTTCGTGTGCGGAATGGACGGGTTGCCATCCGCCCGATCGCCGGCACCCGTCCCCGCTCAGGAGATCCGGTCGAGGATGCGAAGCGCGCCGAGAGCCTGTTGAACGATCCGAAGGAGATCGCTGAACACCTGATGTTGCTTGACCTCGGCCGTAATGATGTCGGCCGGGTTGCGGCATATGGAAGTGTTCAGGTCACCGAGCAATTCATCGTCGAACGCTACAGCCATGTCATGCACATCGTCAGTCATGTTGAAGGCGACCTGCGCGAAGGGCTCGACGCGGTGGACGCGCTGTTTGCGGGATTTCCTGCAGGCACGGTCTCGGGCGCACCGAAGATCCGCGCCATGCAGATCATCGACGAGATGGAAACCAATGCCCGTGAAATTTATGGCGGTGCCGTCGGTTATTTCGGGTGGAACGGAGATCTCGACACCTGCATCGCCCTGCGGACCGCTGTGCTGAAAGATGGCCAGCTGCATATCCAGGCGGGCGGCGGCGTCGTGCTCGATTCCAACCCTCAGTACGAATATGACGAAACCCAGCACAAGGCTGGCGCGCTGAAGCGGGCCGCAGAACTGGCTGCAGCTTACGAGTTCGACCAATGAGCCGGAAGAAGATCCTCGTCATCGACAATTATGACAGCTTTACCTGGAACCTGGTCCATTACCTGGAAGAACTTGGTGCCGACACAAAAGTTGTCCGGAATGATGAGCTGACCGTCGAGGAAGCGCTCGCAACCGGCGCGGATGGCGTTCTCCTCTCCCCCGGCCCCTGTACGCCGAATGAGGCCGGCATCTGCGTGGACCTGATCCGCAATGCACCGGAAGATCTGCCGATCCTGGGTGTGTGTCTCGGACACCAATCCATCGGCCAGGCCTTCGGTGGGAAAGTCATCACGGCGCGGGAAATCCGCCACGGCAAGCTTTCAGACATCCATCAGACCGGCGGGGATCTCTTTCAGGGGCTACCGGAGACGTATCGTGTCGTGCGTTACCACTCTCTGGCTGTCCGCCCGGAAGACCTGCCGGAAGACCTCGTCGCCGATGCCTTCACCGATGACGGTGAGATCATGGCCCTGCATCACAAAACCCGTCCGGTGTATGGGGTGCAATTCCACCCGGAAAGCATTCTGACCGAACACGGCCATGCCTTGCTCAAAAACTGGCTGGACAGGCTCTGATCTTCCTCCGCTATTGAGCCCGCCAGTCAAGACCGCTATCGGTTTCGCCAATGACCGACACACCTCCTCTCTCCCATGCGCTACAAGCGCTCGCGCGGCGCCAGCCGCTTGAAGACGATGTTCTGAAGGGAGCGTTCGATACACTTCTGTCAGGCGACGCTGCTCCAGAAGAAATTGGCGCATTCCTCATGGGGCTCGTGGTGCGCGGTGAGACTGCGGGCGAGCTGACGGCCGGCGCGACGATCATGCGTCAACATGCACGCAAGGTACCAACAACCGGTCCCTTGCTGGATACTTGCGGAACCGGCGGCTTGCCATGGAAGAGCCTCAACACGTCAACGGCATGCGCCATCGTTATTGCAGCTGCCGGTGGGCGCGTTGCCAAGCATGGCAACCGTTCCGTGCCGCCTAAAACCGGATCCGCTGATGTCCTGGAAGCCCTCGGCGTGAACCTGGAGATCAGCGAAGAGGAGTTTACCAATTGCCTCGACGGCGCAGGCGTTGCTTTCCTCTTTGCACGTAGCCATCACAGCGCCATGCGCCATGTCGCGCCCGTTCGGGCACAGCTTGGCATCCGGACGATCTTCAACCTCCTTGGGCCGCTGACCAATCCGGCCGGAGCGTGTCATCAGGTTCTTGGGGTGTTTGCGCCCGAATGGGTTGAGCCGATGGCAGAGACGCTTGGCAGGCTCGGCACGGAGCGGGCCTGGGTCGTTCACGGCCTCGATGGCATCGACGAGCTCTCCATCGCCGGTCCGAGCAAGGTGTGCGAAGTACTTGAGGACGGGACGCTCAACGAGTTTGAAGTCCACCCGTCCGATGCCGGGCTGGGCACGCATCCGCTCTCAGCGCTGGAGAGTGAAGACGTTGCAGGCAATGCGCTTGCGATCACCGAACTTCTTGACGGACATGAGAACCCCTTCCGGGAAACAGTTCTTCTGAATGCCGCGGCAGGGCTGCATGTCCATGGCAAAGCCTCAGACCTGAAGGAAGGCGCCGCCATGGCGGCAGAAGCGATCGACTCCGGCGAGGCAAAGCAGACATTGCGCAAGCTGGTGAAGCTTTCGCGGGGCGAACCGCTCGAATGAAGACAGCGCTCGACAAGATCATCGACTACAAACACGGCGAAGTGGCTGAGCTGAAGCGGCAGATCAGCTTTTCAGCCATGGATGAGAAGGCCCGTGCCGCATCCCCTCCGCGAGGGTTCTCTTCAGCACTGTCCCACGTTGCCGCTGAAGACCAGAACGCGCTGATTTGCGAGCTGAAACGCAAAAGCCCCTCGGCGGGAGAGATCCTGCCAGGTGCAGATCCGGTCCAGATCGCAAGGGAATACGAGGCCGGTGGCGCAGCGTGCCTATCTGTGCTGACCGATGGCCCGAGTTTCGGTGGATCCCTCACGGATTTCGCGGCGATCCGGGAAGCTGTTACCATTCCGATGTTGCGCAAGGACTTCATGATAGACCCGATCCAGGTCACAGAGGCGCGCGCCTGGGGCGCTGACTGCATTCTGGTCATCATGGCCAGC
Coding sequences:
- a CDS encoding aminodeoxychorismate/anthranilate synthase component II, with product MSRKKILVIDNYDSFTWNLVHYLEELGADTKVVRNDELTVEEALATGADGVLLSPGPCTPNEAGICVDLIRNAPEDLPILGVCLGHQSIGQAFGGKVITAREIRHGKLSDIHQTGGDLFQGLPETYRVVRYHSLAVRPEDLPEDLVADAFTDDGEIMALHHKTRPVYGVQFHPESILTEHGHALLKNWLDRL
- the trpC gene encoding indole-3-glycerol phosphate synthase TrpC, with amino-acid sequence MKTALDKIIDYKHGEVAELKRQISFSAMDEKARAASPPRGFSSALSHVAAEDQNALICELKRKSPSAGEILPGADPVQIAREYEAGGAACLSVLTDGPSFGGSLTDFAAIREAVTIPMLRKDFMIDPIQVTEARAWGADCILVIMASLDDALAAELTDCAMGYGMDVLVETHNEAELERALRLPSPLIGINNRDLKRMVTDLSTTERLAPLVPADRQMVAESGISSTAHIDRLRRTGARRFLIGESLMKRGLERQSAVRELRTTSGN
- the trpD gene encoding anthranilate phosphoribosyltransferase; translation: MTDTPPLSHALQALARRQPLEDDVLKGAFDTLLSGDAAPEEIGAFLMGLVVRGETAGELTAGATIMRQHARKVPTTGPLLDTCGTGGLPWKSLNTSTACAIVIAAAGGRVAKHGNRSVPPKTGSADVLEALGVNLEISEEEFTNCLDGAGVAFLFARSHHSAMRHVAPVRAQLGIRTIFNLLGPLTNPAGACHQVLGVFAPEWVEPMAETLGRLGTERAWVVHGLDGIDELSIAGPSKVCEVLEDGTLNEFEVHPSDAGLGTHPLSALESEDVAGNALAITELLDGHENPFRETVLLNAAAGLHVHGKASDLKEGAAMAAEAIDSGEAKQTLRKLVKLSRGEPLE
- a CDS encoding SurA N-terminal domain-containing protein, whose amino-acid sequence is MLALMKRLTQTILGKFIAMIIIAGMAFWGVDQVFNQVRNGLGSDLLAAGRSSVTVDAFDRRIEVMLRNVNQQSDDPITKEQAIERGMVDQVFQLQQSQTTMLGFASKIGIAPSTDAVLAELKKTDAFKNPLTGELDLATYQRVLAQNRFSQAEYEAQLKSDLTLQALQAGTLAGLMPPDVMKAIQTRYLAESRDVAWFILDAADIPEPAAPTEEDVLAFYNENLDALKQPERRSIDLLKVSADDFLSQVEVTDQEIATIYEASKSERFSEPEQRTYVELMFGSRDAARDAFAALAGGADPSTLQGIVSRESRTSLAEDVEDQLLRDAMFGPGRQSGALFGPKDMGDGRWLVARLVSIQPGAVFPLESVSDEIRSGLARERATLLLYDKLEALDRSINAGFDLKQIAEEIGVPVISFEPVDKNGYTEDGLPMIGLLEAGDAFQQAFLMNVDDTSNQFTKDDVTYVISTREIVPPSTPAFDEVKDDVRQALVLRNEGEAAQTLVNEIKDRITSGASTLESEAQAVSAPVETPPAAITRMTAEESGLPNSAIGGVFSGKPGDVFTYPNRTGDKYMIVQLQAVNDPSAEALAAADPNASSSLVSSLDSDLATAMEAEMAGAVKLKVNGAAYNAYKASISSNQ
- the trpE gene encoding anthranilate synthase component I; amino-acid sequence: MSRAKLIVRRRIGDVETPVGALLKLGDDTPGTFLFESIAGGERLGRYSFIGGAPQVWFRINNGVAETATTADFSDASPVEGTPVEALRAFVEAARAETEDDLPPMASGAFGYVGYDMIQHVEPVSITKPDALNVPEALLVIPKVVIVFDHIYQELLLIGRVENGNEDEINQQLDKIEEQLQALPVLPPADQSAEPVTLTSNTSKERYFEIVEKCRDYIKAGDIFQVVPSQRFSTPFNKKSISFYRALRRLNPSAFMFHMNLGDVRLVGSSPEILVRVRNGRVAIRPIAGTRPRSGDPVEDAKRAESLLNDPKEIAEHLMLLDLGRNDVGRVAAYGSVQVTEQFIVERYSHVMHIVSHVEGDLREGLDAVDALFAGFPAGTVSGAPKIRAMQIIDEMETNAREIYGGAVGYFGWNGDLDTCIALRTAVLKDGQLHIQAGGGVVLDSNPQYEYDETQHKAGALKRAAELAAAYEFDQ
- the tpiA gene encoding triose-phosphate isomerase, translated to MARTLIAGNWKMNGLRSSLEEIVAIAAGVTPAKENVEALICVPATLLMQAADQVRESALKIGGETCHANESGAHTGDVSAEMLADAGAAYVIVGHSERRADHGETSEIVAAQAAAALRAGLTPIICVGETAAERDSGKAIEVVTNMLRGSLPSGAAADRLVIAYEPVWAIGTGNVATVEAVDEMHNALRSSLADMFGADADLIPILYGGSMKPGNAADLLAVKNVNGGLIGGASLKAADFLAIYAAA